A portion of the Staphylococcus felis genome contains these proteins:
- the trpD gene encoding anthranilate phosphoribosyltransferase, whose product MTLLKKIMTNQSLTKEDIHQLASLLISETESDEEKLALLIAYTMRDDSSKELYALCKSLIHSTYETQPYYPNAICVCGTGGDGSNSFNISTTVSFVVASAGVPVIKHGNKSITSKSGSTDLLEALGVIPTQVKDVEKVVNQNQLAFISATDSYPVMKHVQSIRRKIPTPTVFNLMGPIINPFALDYQVMGVYDPTKMHHIAKVLYQLGRKRALVIHGANGMDEASLSGDNKVIEVSQALGLREYTVNAQDYGLRYATDEALRGGSAEENKEITLNILRGEDRTVRRDVVILNAGLALYAAEKVTSIQDGIILAAELIDTKRAYQQYERLRGVQI is encoded by the coding sequence ATGACTTTACTAAAAAAAATAATGACCAATCAATCATTGACAAAAGAAGATATTCATCAGCTGGCAAGCCTTTTAATTTCAGAAACGGAATCAGACGAAGAAAAATTAGCATTGCTTATTGCATACACAATGCGAGACGATTCTTCAAAAGAATTATATGCACTATGTAAAAGCTTGATTCATTCCACATATGAAACACAGCCCTATTACCCTAATGCTATCTGTGTATGTGGGACGGGTGGTGATGGATCAAATAGTTTTAACATTTCAACAACGGTTTCTTTTGTCGTAGCAAGTGCGGGTGTTCCTGTCATTAAACATGGCAACAAGAGTATTACATCAAAGTCTGGAAGTACAGATTTATTAGAGGCTTTAGGTGTGATACCAACACAAGTAAAAGACGTGGAAAAAGTAGTAAATCAAAATCAGTTAGCATTTATTAGCGCAACTGACTCATATCCTGTGATGAAGCATGTTCAAAGTATAAGACGTAAAATTCCAACACCTACAGTTTTTAACTTGATGGGCCCTATCATTAATCCATTTGCGTTAGATTATCAAGTAATGGGGGTATATGACCCGACAAAAATGCATCATATAGCGAAAGTATTATACCAACTTGGCCGTAAAAGAGCTTTAGTGATTCATGGCGCAAATGGCATGGATGAAGCGTCATTATCAGGTGATAATAAAGTGATTGAAGTATCACAAGCATTAGGACTTCGTGAATATACTGTTAATGCACAAGATTACGGATTGAGATATGCAACAGATGAAGCGTTACGAGGAGGTTCAGCTGAAGAGAATAAAGAGATAACGCTGAATATTTTACGTGGTGAAGATCGTACAGTACGACGAGATGTGGTCATATTGAATGCAGGTCTAGCCTTATATGCCGCAGAAAAAGTGACATCCATACAGGACGGTATCATTTTAGCAGCGGAATTGATTGATACAAAGCGAGCTTATCAACAATATGAAAGATTGCGAGGTGTACAGATATGA
- a CDS encoding alpha-keto acid decarboxylase family protein, with the protein MKRRVGQFLIDEIAKYNVDKIFGVPGDFNLAFLDDIIAHDQLEWVGNTNELNASYAADGYARIKGLSALVTTFGVGELSAINGIAGSYAENVPVIAITGAPTIQAEKSGRYIHHSLGTGTFDDYRKMFEPITTTQAYITTDNALEEIPRVIQAAYDEKRPVHIHLPIDVAMKEIDVPERVEYPEKTSFDLTATMSKVEKALKNAQQPTLIVGHQINSYHLHDEVQALAEKMNLPVAQLSFGKTAFKESSSQYMGIYDGSIAAPRIRDYVDQSDLIILLGAKLTDSATAGFSQGFDEESIITLNHKDIKIQNEVIQQPSLSDIVSAFKDIDYQFEGHYPKYEWPRENQYSLNDAPLTQKKYFDIIQSFIRSNDVILADQGTSFFGGYDLALPDGATFIGQPLWGAIGYTLPATLGAQLADRSRRHILLIGDGSLQLTVQEISTMIRQKLHPIIFVINNDGYTVERKIHGETEPYNDIQMWDYKALPALFGGRNVPTHDVKTSQELYDTLKQIENNPNQMHFVEVHMDVHDAPEKLEKISKVFAEQNK; encoded by the coding sequence ATGAAGAGACGAGTAGGACAATTTTTAATAGATGAAATTGCAAAGTACAACGTTGATAAAATATTTGGCGTTCCTGGAGATTTCAACCTAGCCTTTTTAGATGATATCATAGCCCACGATCAGCTAGAATGGGTCGGAAATACGAATGAACTAAATGCAAGTTATGCTGCTGATGGCTATGCCCGTATTAAGGGGCTTTCTGCTTTAGTGACGACATTTGGTGTAGGAGAATTAAGCGCAATTAATGGTATTGCAGGTTCATATGCTGAAAATGTCCCAGTCATCGCTATTACAGGGGCACCAACAATTCAAGCTGAAAAGTCGGGGCGCTATATACACCATTCACTTGGAACTGGAACTTTTGATGATTATCGCAAAATGTTTGAACCTATTACAACGACTCAGGCATACATTACGACAGATAATGCACTTGAAGAAATACCAAGAGTCATACAAGCTGCGTATGATGAAAAGCGTCCAGTTCATATTCATTTGCCAATTGATGTAGCAATGAAAGAGATAGACGTACCAGAGCGCGTGGAATACCCTGAAAAAACGAGCTTTGACTTAACAGCGACAATGTCTAAAGTGGAAAAGGCATTGAAAAATGCGCAACAACCTACACTGATTGTGGGGCATCAAATTAACAGTTATCATCTACATGATGAAGTACAGGCATTAGCTGAAAAGATGAATTTACCAGTTGCCCAACTTTCTTTTGGTAAAACTGCATTTAAAGAGTCTTCATCTCAATATATGGGAATATATGATGGTAGTATTGCGGCACCGCGCATTCGAGACTATGTCGATCAAAGTGACTTGATTATTTTGTTAGGTGCTAAATTAACAGATTCTGCGACTGCAGGTTTTTCACAAGGATTTGATGAAGAGTCGATTATCACGTTAAATCATAAAGATATTAAAATACAAAATGAAGTAATACAACAACCATCATTGTCGGACATTGTTTCAGCATTTAAGGATATTGATTATCAATTTGAAGGTCATTATCCCAAATATGAATGGCCTAGGGAAAATCAATATAGTCTCAATGATGCGCCGTTAACTCAAAAAAAATATTTCGACATCATACAATCGTTTATACGTTCAAATGATGTGATTTTAGCTGATCAAGGGACGTCATTTTTTGGTGGTTATGATTTAGCATTGCCAGATGGGGCGACTTTTATTGGTCAACCGCTATGGGGGGCAATAGGCTATACATTGCCTGCAACATTGGGGGCACAACTTGCTGATCGAAGTCGACGTCATATATTGTTGATTGGTGATGGGTCACTACAACTTACTGTTCAAGAAATCTCAACAATGATACGTCAGAAACTTCATCCAATTATATTTGTTATTAATAATGATGGTTATACAGTTGAACGTAAAATTCATGGCGAGACTGAACCATATAATGATATACAAATGTGGGATTATAAAGCACTACCAGCGCTGTTTGGCGGTCGAAATGTGCCTACGCATGACGTCAAAACATCACAAGAATTATATGATACATTAAAACAAATCGAAAATAACCCTAATCAAATGCATTTTGTTGAGGTGCATATGGATGTTCACGATGCACCTGAAAAGCTTGAAAAAATTTCGAAAGTGTTTGCTGAACAAAATAAATGA
- a CDS encoding anthranilate synthase component I, producing MKYVYKVLDASINPETLARHKEKKILLESASTQEMKGRYSIVAFEKSGEMILKEKALHVTVGAQTDVITEAPFNALKELIASYQQDIVDEQLQALPFVSGLIGSCSFDLVRHAFPTLRQTSIDEQGDDVHLYMIESVYVFDHYKEQIYLIATNLFSGESDERLNHRLKAMEDEFKAIELFETPLHHHFGKPEIETSDTDESFIRQVAYFKSLTQQGDIFQIVPSRIYRYKHYFGNQRGPYSYRLYQSLKRKNPSPYMFYVNMSDDILVGSSPESFVRVRGDQVMTNPIAGTAKRGQTIDEDYKIEKALIQDEKELSEHHMLVDLGRNDILRIAKQGSLEIPKLMMVERYEHVMHIVSEVTATVDSNLSAIDIIASLLPTGTVSGAPKLRAIQRIYEQKPVKRGVYSGGVGYINCNGDLDLALAIRTMVIDNQYVNVEAGCGVVYDSVPEKELEETRLKAKSLLEVTL from the coding sequence ATGAAATATGTATATAAGGTATTGGATGCATCGATTAATCCAGAAACATTAGCACGTCATAAAGAAAAGAAGATATTGTTAGAGAGTGCATCTACACAAGAGATGAAAGGGCGATATTCAATTGTTGCATTTGAAAAGAGTGGCGAAATGATACTTAAAGAAAAAGCACTGCACGTCACAGTAGGAGCCCAAACAGATGTGATAACAGAAGCGCCATTTAATGCGTTAAAAGAACTGATAGCGTCATATCAACAAGATATAGTAGATGAACAGTTACAAGCATTACCGTTTGTATCAGGATTAATAGGTTCATGTAGTTTTGATTTAGTCCGACATGCATTTCCTACTTTAAGACAGACATCAATTGATGAACAAGGCGATGATGTTCATTTATATATGATTGAATCCGTCTATGTATTTGATCATTACAAAGAACAAATCTATCTTATTGCGACTAATTTATTCTCAGGTGAAAGTGATGAACGATTAAATCATCGTCTCAAAGCGATGGAGGATGAATTTAAAGCGATTGAATTATTTGAAACGCCTTTACATCATCATTTTGGAAAGCCTGAAATTGAAACGAGTGATACAGATGAATCCTTTATAAGACAAGTAGCCTATTTTAAATCGCTCACACAACAAGGTGATATTTTTCAAATCGTACCGTCAAGGATATATCGTTATAAGCATTATTTTGGTAACCAAAGAGGACCTTACAGTTATCGCTTATATCAAAGTTTAAAGCGTAAAAACCCGAGCCCATATATGTTTTATGTCAATATGAGTGATGATATTTTAGTTGGGAGTTCACCAGAAAGTTTTGTGAGAGTGCGTGGTGACCAAGTGATGACGAATCCTATTGCAGGAACAGCTAAACGCGGACAAACAATTGATGAAGATTATAAAATTGAAAAAGCACTGATTCAAGATGAAAAGGAACTCAGCGAACATCATATGCTTGTCGATTTAGGACGAAATGACATCTTGAGGATTGCTAAACAAGGCTCTTTGGAAATACCGAAGCTAATGATGGTTGAACGATATGAACATGTAATGCATATTGTCAGCGAAGTCACAGCTACAGTTGACTCAAATTTATCTGCTATTGATATCATTGCCAGTTTACTTCCAACAGGGACTGTATCTGGGGCACCGAAGTTAAGAGCAATACAAAGAATATATGAACAAAAACCTGTCAAACGTGGTGTATATAGTGGCGGAGTGGGATACATTAATTGCAATGGTGATTTAGATTTAGCATTAGCTATTCGTACAATGGTAATTGACAATCAATATGTGAATGTTGAAGCAGGATGTGGTGTAGTCTATGATTCAGTACCGGAAAAAGAATTAGAGGAAACACGACTAAAAGCTAAAAGTTTACTGGAGGTGACATTATGA
- the trpC gene encoding indole-3-glycerol phosphate synthase TrpC, whose product MTVLDEIVAYKKTLLSSGYYELKLNQFEAIDVSAKQKLSAALQSSSEIGVIAEIKSKSPTVSDIPQKDLKAQLDAYSNASAISILTDEVYFEGSYERLYDLTQQTKLPVLCKDFMIDKRQIDLAKKTGASIILLIVNILSDEKLHELYNYACDLNLEVLIEVHSKEELKRAHQLQPELIGINNRDLKTFITDVNHTVDILQTKRPNTHYISESGIRSREDIERLTNAGISGVLVGETLMKAEDPHTLIESFKVKKG is encoded by the coding sequence ATGACAGTTTTAGATGAAATTGTAGCATACAAAAAAACGTTATTATCATCAGGATATTATGAGTTAAAACTCAATCAGTTTGAAGCAATTGATGTGAGTGCTAAACAAAAGTTAAGCGCAGCTTTACAATCATCGTCAGAAATAGGTGTTATTGCTGAAATAAAATCTAAAAGTCCGACAGTTTCAGATATACCGCAAAAAGATTTAAAAGCACAGTTAGATGCATACAGCAATGCGTCAGCCATTTCGATATTAACAGATGAGGTCTATTTTGAAGGCAGTTATGAAAGGCTTTATGATTTAACACAGCAAACAAAACTACCTGTACTATGCAAAGATTTTATGATTGATAAGAGACAGATTGACCTTGCGAAAAAAACGGGAGCATCCATTATTTTACTCATTGTAAATATATTAAGTGATGAAAAATTACATGAACTATACAATTATGCGTGTGATTTAAACTTGGAAGTTCTGATAGAAGTGCACAGCAAGGAAGAATTAAAGCGTGCGCATCAACTTCAACCAGAATTAATTGGAATTAATAATCGAGACTTAAAAACATTTATAACTGATGTGAATCATACTGTTGATATATTACAGACAAAACGTCCGAACACGCATTATATTTCAGAGAGTGGTATCCGCTCACGTGAAGACATTGAACGGTTAACAAATGCAGGAATATCTGGAGTACTAGTAGGTGAAACGTTAATGAAAGCAGAAGACCCCCATACACTTATTGAGTCATTCAAAGTGAAAAAAGGGTGA
- a CDS encoding anthranilate synthase component II codes for MILVIDNYDSFTYNLVDMLRNFDEVVIKYPDDDSLYHLKPDAVVISPGPGHPADTSHLMRIIDFYKELPILGVCLGAQALYHYYGGKVRVGEQVMHGKVDRIQFEAPSILYQHISEYSEIMRYHSLICDEETLPNMLIVTARTKDCIQSFEHRERYHYGIQYHPESFASIQVKDIVKQFIKCYRKVG; via the coding sequence ATGATCCTTGTCATCGATAATTATGATTCCTTTACTTACAACTTAGTGGATATGCTCAGAAACTTTGATGAAGTTGTGATCAAGTATCCTGATGATGATTCATTATATCATCTAAAACCGGACGCTGTTGTTATTTCGCCCGGACCTGGACACCCTGCTGATACATCTCATTTAATGCGTATCATTGATTTCTATAAAGAATTACCGATTCTAGGGGTTTGTTTAGGAGCACAAGCACTTTATCATTACTATGGTGGAAAAGTTAGAGTAGGAGAACAGGTGATGCATGGCAAGGTGGATAGGATTCAGTTTGAAGCCCCAAGTATTTTGTATCAGCATATATCAGAATATTCAGAAATAATGAGATATCATTCCTTGATATGTGATGAAGAAACATTGCCTAATATGCTTATAGTAACAGCACGTACCAAAGACTGTATACAATCATTTGAACATCGAGAACGATACCATTATGGGATCCAGTATCACCCTGAGTCATTTGCGAGTATTCAAGTTAAAGATATAGTTAAACAATTTATTAAGTGTTATCGAAAGGTGGGATAG